One window from the genome of Streptomyces sp. WZ-12 encodes:
- a CDS encoding MFS transporter, whose amino-acid sequence MSSQTPVADVAPELPLPEPHKGLRGHPWLTLFSVAIGVMVVALDGTIVAIANPAIKQDLNASLADVQWITNGYMLALAVSLITAGKLGDRFGHRQTFLIGILGFAASSAAIGFSSQVALVIFFRVLQGVFGALLMPAALGLLRATFPAEKLNMAIGIWGMVIGASTAGGPIVGGLLVEHVSWQSVFFINVPVGLLALALGLVILKDHRAENAPKSFDIPGIVLLSGAMFCLIWPLIKATEWGWGSMTTWGFLIGAVVLFGLFAFLETKVREPLIPLRMFRSVPLTAGTILMVLMAFAFMGGLFFVTFYLQNVHGMSPVQSGLHLLPLTGMMIVGSPLAGALITKFGPRIPLVGGMVVTAVAMFGMSGLDAGTTTGPMSVWFALLGLGLAPVMVGATEVIVGNAPLELSGVAGGLQQAGMQVGGSLGTAVLGAVMASRVDHDLAGNWQGAGLPPLKPEQLSQASDAVSAGIAPVPPGTPKLFAEKITAVAHDTFVSGMGLAFTVACGVAILAAVVALFTKRGANAEAGAGVGHI is encoded by the coding sequence ATGAGCTCACAGACCCCGGTCGCCGACGTCGCACCGGAACTTCCCCTACCGGAGCCTCACAAGGGGCTGCGGGGCCACCCTTGGCTGACCCTCTTCTCCGTCGCCATCGGCGTGATGGTGGTGGCGCTCGACGGCACGATCGTCGCCATCGCCAATCCGGCCATCAAGCAAGACCTGAACGCGTCGCTCGCCGACGTGCAGTGGATCACCAACGGCTACATGCTCGCCCTGGCCGTCTCGCTGATCACGGCCGGCAAGCTGGGTGACCGCTTCGGCCACCGCCAGACCTTCCTCATCGGCATCCTCGGCTTCGCCGCCTCCTCCGCCGCCATCGGATTCTCCAGCCAGGTTGCGCTGGTGATCTTCTTCCGCGTGCTCCAGGGCGTGTTCGGCGCGCTGTTGATGCCGGCCGCGCTGGGCCTGCTGCGAGCCACCTTCCCCGCCGAGAAGCTCAACATGGCCATCGGTATCTGGGGCATGGTCATCGGCGCCTCCACCGCCGGCGGCCCGATAGTCGGCGGACTGCTGGTCGAGCACGTGAGCTGGCAGTCCGTGTTCTTCATCAATGTGCCGGTCGGCCTGCTGGCCCTGGCCCTCGGTCTGGTGATCCTCAAGGACCACCGCGCGGAGAACGCCCCCAAGTCCTTTGACATCCCTGGCATCGTGCTGCTGTCCGGCGCGATGTTCTGCCTCATCTGGCCGCTGATCAAGGCCACGGAGTGGGGCTGGGGCTCGATGACGACCTGGGGCTTCCTGATCGGCGCGGTCGTCCTCTTCGGGCTCTTCGCCTTCCTGGAGACCAAGGTCCGCGAGCCGCTGATCCCGCTGCGGATGTTCCGCTCGGTGCCGCTGACCGCGGGCACCATCCTGATGGTGCTGATGGCCTTCGCCTTCATGGGCGGCCTGTTCTTCGTGACGTTCTACCTCCAGAACGTCCACGGCATGAGCCCGGTCCAAAGCGGCCTGCACCTGCTCCCGTTGACCGGCATGATGATCGTCGGCTCGCCGCTCGCGGGCGCGCTGATCACCAAGTTCGGCCCGCGGATCCCGCTGGTCGGCGGCATGGTCGTCACCGCCGTCGCGATGTTCGGCATGTCCGGGCTGGACGCCGGCACCACCACCGGCCCGATGTCCGTCTGGTTCGCGCTGCTCGGCCTGGGCCTCGCGCCCGTCATGGTCGGCGCCACCGAGGTCATCGTCGGCAACGCCCCGCTGGAGCTGTCCGGCGTCGCCGGCGGTCTCCAGCAGGCCGGTATGCAGGTCGGCGGCAGCCTCGGTACGGCCGTCCTCGGTGCGGTGATGGCCTCCCGCGTCGACCACGACCTGGCGGGCAACTGGCAGGGCGCCGGCCTTCCGCCGCTCAAGCCCGAGCAGTTGTCCCAGGCGTCCGACGCGGTCTCGGCAGGCATCGCCCCGGTGCCGCCGGGCACCCCGAAGCTGTTCGCCGAGAAGATCACCGCGGTCGCCCACGACACCTTCGTCTCCGGCATGGGCCTGGCCTTCACGGTCGCCTGCGGCGTGGCGATCCTCGCCGCCGTGGTCGCGCTCTTCACCAAGCGCGGCGCGAACGCCGAGGCGGGCGCCGGCGTCGGCCACATCTGA
- a CDS encoding peptidase inhibitor family I36 protein, whose translation MRSHTTSRTSRTLRSTALVTGLAALAAVLVTPSALGAPVTRTTGGGRAPAAGDCSAGQLCLWARPEYGGRRQTHELSDTDLESCVTLPKGMTAASLANRTGRPVTTYQSAVCAETGEFDTYPGGGSWVPRSPYQVRAFKLWEH comes from the coding sequence ATGCGCAGCCACACCACGTCCCGCACGTCCCGCACGCTTCGCAGCACCGCACTCGTCACCGGCCTCGCCGCGCTGGCCGCCGTGCTGGTCACCCCGTCCGCGCTGGGTGCACCGGTCACCCGCACAACCGGCGGTGGCCGAGCCCCCGCGGCCGGCGACTGCTCGGCCGGCCAACTCTGCCTCTGGGCGCGGCCGGAGTACGGCGGCCGACGACAGACCCACGAACTGTCCGACACCGACCTCGAAAGCTGCGTGACCTTGCCCAAGGGCATGACCGCCGCCTCGCTCGCCAACCGCACCGGCCGGCCGGTCACCACCTACCAGAGCGCGGTCTGCGCCGAGACCGGCGAGTTCGACACCTACCCGGGCGGCGGTAGCTGGGTGCCCCGATCCCCCTACCAGGTAAGGGCGTTCAAGCTGTGGGAGCACTGA
- the aceE gene encoding pyruvate dehydrogenase (acetyl-transferring), homodimeric type yields MASGSDRNPIIIGGLPSQVPDFDPEETQEWLDSLDAAVDERGRERARYLMLRLIERARERRVAVPEMRSTDYVNTIATKDEPFFPGNEEIERKVLNATRWNAAVMVSRAQRPGIGVGGHIATFASSASLYDVGFNHFFRGKDEGDGGDQIFFQGHASPGIYARAYLLDRLSDAQLDAFRQEKSKAPNGLSSYPHPRLMPDFWEFPTVSMGLGPLGAIYQARMNRYMEARGIADTSKSHVWAFLGDGEMDEPESLGQLSIAAREGLDNLTFVVNCNLQRLDGPVRGNGKIMQELESQFRGAGWNVIKLVWDRSWDPLLAQDRDGILVNKLNSTPDGQFQTYATETGAYIREHFFGDDHRLRAMVENMTDDQILHLGRGGHDHRKIFAAYAAAKAHKGQPTVILAQTVKGWTLGPNFEGRNATHQMKKLTVEDLKRFRDRLHLPIPDKDLEDGLPPYYHPGRNSEEIQYMHDRRKGLGGYVPTRIVRAKPLALPGDKAYATAKKGSGHQKIATTMAFVRILKDLMRDKEIGKRFVPIAPDEYRTFGMDAFFPSAKIYNPLGQAYESVDRELLLAYKESPTGQMLHDGITEAGCTASLIAAGSAYATHNEPLIPVYVFYSMFGFQRTGDQFWQMADQLARGFVLGATAGRTTLTGEGLQHADGHSQLLASTNPACVAYDPAYGYEIGHIVKDGLRRMYGETADGQPGEDVFYYLTVYNEPIVHPAEPEDVDVDGILKGLHRIKPGEQGEHRAQILASGVAVPWAEEAQRILAEEWNVKADVWSATSWNELRREAVEVERHNLLHPEEEQRVPYVTRKLQGAEGPKVAVSDWMRSVPDQIARWVPGTYQSLGADGFGFADTRGAARRFFHIDAQSIVLAVLTELAKEGKVDRSLLKQALDRYQLLDVTAADAGEAGGDA; encoded by the coding sequence GTGGCTTCCGGATCCGATCGAAACCCGATCATCATTGGCGGCCTTCCCAGCCAGGTCCCGGACTTCGATCCCGAAGAGACCCAGGAATGGCTCGACTCGCTCGACGCGGCTGTCGACGAGCGAGGCCGGGAACGCGCCCGCTACCTCATGCTCCGCCTGATCGAGCGCGCCCGTGAACGCCGGGTCGCCGTGCCCGAGATGCGCAGCACGGACTACGTCAACACCATCGCGACCAAGGACGAGCCCTTCTTCCCGGGCAACGAGGAGATCGAGCGCAAGGTCCTCAACGCGACCCGGTGGAACGCCGCCGTGATGGTCTCCCGTGCCCAGCGCCCGGGCATCGGCGTCGGCGGTCACATCGCGACCTTCGCCTCCTCCGCCTCGCTGTACGACGTGGGCTTCAACCACTTCTTCCGCGGCAAGGACGAGGGCGACGGCGGCGACCAGATCTTCTTCCAGGGCCACGCCTCCCCCGGCATCTACGCCCGCGCCTACCTGCTGGACCGGCTCTCCGACGCGCAGTTGGACGCCTTCCGTCAGGAGAAGTCCAAGGCCCCCAACGGCCTGTCCAGCTACCCGCACCCGCGGCTGATGCCGGACTTCTGGGAGTTCCCGACCGTCTCGATGGGCCTCGGCCCGCTCGGCGCGATCTACCAGGCCCGGATGAACCGCTACATGGAGGCACGCGGCATCGCCGACACCTCCAAGTCGCACGTGTGGGCCTTCCTCGGCGACGGCGAGATGGACGAGCCGGAGTCGCTCGGCCAGCTGTCCATCGCCGCCCGCGAGGGCCTGGACAACCTGACCTTCGTCGTCAACTGCAACCTCCAGCGGCTCGACGGACCGGTCCGTGGCAACGGCAAGATCATGCAGGAGCTGGAGTCGCAGTTCCGCGGCGCCGGTTGGAACGTCATCAAGCTGGTGTGGGACCGGAGTTGGGACCCGCTGCTGGCGCAGGACCGCGACGGCATCCTGGTCAACAAGCTCAACAGCACCCCCGACGGCCAGTTCCAGACCTACGCCACCGAGACCGGTGCCTACATCCGCGAGCACTTCTTCGGTGACGACCACCGGCTGCGGGCGATGGTCGAGAACATGACCGACGACCAGATCCTGCACCTGGGTCGCGGCGGCCACGACCACCGGAAGATCTTCGCGGCGTACGCGGCGGCCAAGGCCCACAAGGGTCAGCCGACCGTGATCCTGGCCCAGACCGTCAAGGGCTGGACCCTCGGCCCCAACTTCGAGGGCCGCAACGCCACGCACCAGATGAAGAAGCTGACGGTCGAGGACCTCAAGCGCTTCCGCGACCGGCTGCACCTGCCCATCCCGGACAAGGACCTGGAGGACGGCCTGCCGCCGTACTACCACCCGGGTCGGAACTCCGAGGAAATCCAGTACATGCACGACCGCCGCAAGGGGCTGGGCGGCTATGTGCCGACCCGGATCGTGCGCGCCAAGCCGCTGGCGCTGCCCGGCGACAAGGCGTACGCCACCGCCAAGAAGGGCTCGGGACACCAGAAGATCGCCACGACCATGGCGTTCGTCCGGATCCTGAAGGACCTGATGCGGGACAAGGAGATCGGCAAGCGCTTCGTGCCGATCGCCCCGGACGAGTACCGGACCTTCGGCATGGACGCGTTCTTCCCGTCCGCCAAGATCTACAACCCGCTGGGCCAGGCGTACGAGTCGGTCGACCGCGAACTGCTGCTGGCCTACAAGGAGTCGCCGACCGGTCAGATGCTGCACGACGGCATCACCGAGGCCGGCTGCACCGCGTCGCTGATCGCGGCCGGCTCCGCGTACGCCACCCACAACGAGCCGCTGATCCCGGTCTACGTCTTCTACTCGATGTTCGGCTTCCAGCGGACCGGCGACCAGTTCTGGCAGATGGCCGACCAGCTCGCGCGCGGCTTCGTGCTCGGCGCGACCGCCGGCCGCACCACGCTGACCGGTGAGGGCCTCCAACACGCCGACGGCCACTCCCAGTTGCTGGCCTCCACCAACCCGGCCTGCGTCGCCTATGACCCGGCCTACGGCTACGAGATCGGGCACATCGTCAAGGACGGTCTGCGCCGCATGTACGGCGAGACCGCCGACGGCCAGCCGGGCGAGGACGTCTTCTACTACCTCACCGTCTACAACGAGCCGATCGTGCACCCGGCCGAGCCGGAGGACGTCGACGTCGACGGCATCCTGAAGGGTCTGCACCGGATCAAGCCGGGCGAGCAGGGCGAGCACCGGGCCCAGATCCTCGCCTCGGGCGTCGCGGTGCCGTGGGCCGAGGAGGCCCAGCGGATCCTCGCCGAGGAGTGGAACGTCAAGGCCGACGTGTGGTCGGCGACGTCCTGGAACGAGCTGCGCCGCGAGGCCGTTGAGGTCGAGCGCCACAACCTGCTCCACCCGGAGGAGGAGCAGCGCGTGCCGTATGTGACGCGCAAGCTCCAGGGCGCCGAGGGCCCGAAGGTCGCGGTCTCGGACTGGATGCGGTCCGTCCCGGACCAGATCGCGCGCTGGGTGCCGGGCACCTACCAGTCGCTGGGCGCCGACGGCTTCGGCTTCGCGGACACCCGCGGTGCCGCCCGCCGCTTCTTCCACATCGACGCCCAGTCGATCGTGCTGGCGGTGCTCACCGAACTGGCCAAGGAGGGCAAGGTCGACCGCTCGCTGCTCAAGCAGGCGCTCGACCGCTACCAGCTCCTGGACGTGACGGCCGCCGACGCGGGTGAGGCCGGCGGCGACGCCTGA
- a CDS encoding DUF3052 domain-containing protein, whose amino-acid sequence MSATADHAEERTNPATKLGFEPGQVVQEIGYDDDVEQELREGIEAIIGQELEDEDYDDVADVVLLWFRDDDGDLTDALVDAIGLIDEGGQIWLLTPKTGRDGYIEPSDINEAAQTSGLSQTRSINAGKDWTGSRLISPKR is encoded by the coding sequence GTGAGCGCGACCGCGGACCACGCGGAGGAGCGGACCAACCCTGCGACCAAGCTGGGGTTCGAGCCCGGACAGGTGGTCCAGGAGATCGGCTACGACGACGACGTCGAGCAGGAGCTCCGCGAAGGCATCGAGGCCATCATCGGCCAGGAACTTGAGGACGAGGATTACGACGACGTCGCTGATGTCGTCCTCCTGTGGTTCCGGGACGACGACGGCGACCTCACGGACGCGCTGGTGGACGCCATCGGTCTGATCGACGAAGGCGGCCAGATCTGGCTGCTGACGCCCAAGACCGGTCGCGACGGCTACATCGAGCCGAGCGACATCAACGAGGCTGCACAGACCTCGGGTCTGTCCCAGACTCGGAGCATCAACGCGGGCAAGGACTGGACCGGCAGCCGGCTGATCTCGCCCAAGCGCTGA
- a CDS encoding peroxiredoxin translates to MAIEVGTKAPDFELKNQHGELVRLSDFRSAKNVVLLFYPFAFTGVCTGELCALRDALPKFVNDDVQLLAVSNDSPFSLRIFAEQEGLTYPLLSDFWPHGEASRAYGVFDDEKGCAVRGTFVIDKEGVVRWTVVNGLPDARDLNDYVRALEAL, encoded by the coding sequence ATGGCGATCGAGGTCGGCACCAAGGCTCCGGATTTCGAGCTCAAGAACCAGCACGGCGAGCTGGTCCGGCTCTCCGACTTCCGCAGTGCGAAGAACGTCGTCCTGCTCTTCTACCCGTTCGCCTTCACCGGCGTGTGCACCGGTGAGCTGTGCGCGCTCCGCGACGCACTGCCCAAGTTCGTCAACGACGACGTGCAGTTGCTGGCGGTCTCCAACGACTCGCCGTTCTCGCTGCGGATCTTCGCCGAGCAGGAGGGGCTGACCTACCCGCTGCTGTCGGACTTCTGGCCGCACGGCGAGGCGTCCAGGGCGTACGGCGTCTTCGACGACGAGAAGGGCTGCGCGGTCCGCGGCACCTTCGTCATCGACAAGGAGGGCGTGGTGCGCTGGACGGTCGTCAACGGCCTGCCGGACGCCCGCGACCTGAACGACTACGTCAGGGCGCTGGAAGCCCTCTAG
- a CDS encoding TerD family protein, with product MGVSLSKGGNVSLTKEAPNLTAILVGLGWDARTTTGTDFDLDASALLTNDQGKVDNDLNFVFFNNLKSPCGAVEHTGDNLTGEGEGDDEAIKVNLAGVPADVHKIVFPVSIYDAETRQQSFGQVRNAYIRVVNQADGKELARYDLSEDASTETAMVFGELYRNGAEWKFRAIGQGYASGLRGIAQDFGVNV from the coding sequence GTGGGAGTCAGCCTCAGCAAGGGCGGCAACGTCTCGCTGACGAAGGAAGCCCCCAATCTGACCGCCATCCTCGTCGGTCTGGGCTGGGACGCGCGTACCACCACCGGTACCGACTTCGACCTGGACGCCAGCGCCCTGTTGACGAACGACCAGGGCAAGGTCGACAACGACCTCAACTTCGTCTTCTTCAACAACCTCAAGAGCCCGTGCGGTGCGGTCGAGCACACCGGCGACAACCTCACCGGTGAGGGCGAGGGCGACGACGAGGCGATCAAGGTGAACCTCGCCGGCGTTCCCGCCGACGTCCACAAGATCGTGTTCCCGGTGTCGATCTACGACGCCGAGACCCGTCAGCAGAGCTTCGGCCAGGTCCGCAACGCCTACATCCGCGTGGTCAACCAGGCCGACGGCAAGGAGCTGGCGCGCTACGACCTCAGCGAGGACGCCTCGACCGAGACCGCCATGGTCTTCGGCGAGCTGTACCGCAACGGCGCGGAGTGGAAGTTCCGTGCCATCGGCCAGGGTTACGCCTCCGGCCTGCGCGGCATCGCGCAGGACTTCGGCGTCAACGTCTGA
- a CDS encoding TerD family protein: MSVTLAKGGNVSLSKAAPNLTQITVGLGWDARSTTGAPFDLDASALLCGSGRVLGDEYFVFYNNLKSPEGSVEHTGDNLTGDGEGDDETILIDLTQVPEQVDAIVFPVSIHEADLRGQSFGQVSNAFIRVVNQADGGELARYDLSEDAAGETAMIFGEVYRRNGEWKFRAVGQGYASGLRGIALDFGVNVE, from the coding sequence ATGAGCGTCACGCTCGCCAAGGGGGGCAACGTCTCCCTGTCCAAGGCCGCGCCGAACCTCACGCAGATCACCGTCGGCCTCGGCTGGGACGCGCGCTCCACCACGGGCGCACCGTTCGACCTCGACGCCAGCGCGCTGCTGTGCGGGTCCGGACGGGTGCTGGGCGACGAGTACTTCGTCTTCTACAACAACCTCAAGAGCCCGGAGGGGTCCGTCGAGCACACCGGTGACAACCTCACCGGCGACGGCGAGGGCGACGACGAGACGATCCTGATCGACCTCACCCAGGTCCCCGAGCAGGTGGACGCGATCGTCTTCCCGGTCTCGATCCACGAGGCCGATCTGCGCGGCCAGAGCTTCGGTCAGGTCAGCAACGCCTTCATCCGGGTCGTCAACCAGGCCGACGGCGGCGAGCTCGCCCGCTACGACCTCAGCGAGGACGCCGCCGGCGAGACCGCGATGATCTTCGGTGAGGTCTACCGCCGCAACGGCGAGTGGAAGTTCCGCGCCGTGGGCCAGGGTTACGCCTCCGGTCTGCGCGGCATCGCCCTGGACTTCGGGGTCAATGTGGAGTGA
- a CDS encoding DUF475 domain-containing protein, with protein sequence MLLKTFGWSFAITVLGLGLAGVLWGWQGLAVVGILSILEISLSFDNAVINAGILRKMNAFWQKIFLTIGILVAVFGMRLVFPVVIVAVTAKMGPVEAVQLAINDKAHYQELVTSAHPAIAAFGGIFLLMIFLDFLFEGREHTWLSWIEKPLARIGKLDTLSIIVALAALLVSALTVAPHAAHGGGDKTVTVLLAGIAGLITYLVVGGVSGYFEGRLEDDETDDEDGAERAAVAKKGGGSVVGLAGKAAFFMFLYLEVIDASFSFDGVIGAFAITNDIFEMALGLGIGAMYIRSLTVFLVRKGTLDDYVYLEHGAHYAIGALGVILLVTIRYEVNEVITGLVGVVLIALSFGSSVLRNRREGRPGQDVPAHPEVTSRV encoded by the coding sequence GTGCTCCTGAAAACGTTTGGCTGGTCGTTCGCCATCACGGTGCTCGGCCTCGGCCTGGCGGGCGTTCTCTGGGGGTGGCAGGGCCTCGCGGTCGTGGGGATCCTCTCCATCCTGGAGATCTCGCTCTCGTTCGACAACGCGGTCATCAACGCAGGCATCCTGCGCAAGATGAACGCCTTCTGGCAGAAGATCTTCCTCACCATCGGCATCCTCGTCGCGGTGTTCGGCATGCGGCTGGTCTTCCCGGTCGTCATCGTCGCGGTCACCGCGAAGATGGGGCCCGTTGAGGCGGTCCAACTCGCCATCAACGACAAGGCGCACTACCAGGAACTGGTGACCAGCGCCCACCCGGCCATCGCGGCCTTCGGTGGCATCTTCCTGCTGATGATCTTCCTCGACTTCCTCTTCGAGGGCCGCGAGCACACCTGGCTGTCGTGGATCGAGAAGCCGCTCGCCCGGATCGGCAAGCTGGACACCCTCTCGATCATCGTCGCCCTGGCCGCCCTGCTGGTCAGCGCCCTGACGGTGGCGCCGCACGCGGCGCACGGCGGCGGGGACAAGACCGTCACGGTCCTCTTGGCAGGCATCGCGGGCCTGATCACCTATCTCGTCGTCGGCGGCGTCTCGGGCTACTTCGAGGGCCGCCTGGAGGACGACGAGACGGACGATGAGGACGGCGCGGAGCGGGCCGCGGTGGCCAAGAAGGGCGGCGGCTCCGTGGTGGGGCTGGCCGGCAAGGCGGCGTTCTTCATGTTCCTCTACCTGGAGGTCATCGACGCCTCGTTCTCCTTCGACGGCGTCATCGGCGCGTTCGCCATCACCAACGACATCTTCGAGATGGCGCTGGGCCTGGGCATCGGCGCGATGTACATCCGCTCGTTGACCGTCTTCCTGGTCCGCAAGGGGACGTTGGACGACTACGTCTACCTGGAGCACGGTGCGCACTACGCGATCGGCGCGCTGGGCGTCATCCTGCTCGTCACCATCCGGTACGAGGTCAACGAGGTCATCACCGGCCTGGTCGGTGTGGTGCTGATCGCGCTCTCCTTCGGCTCCTCGGTGCTGCGCAACCGGCGCGAGGGCAGGCCCGGACAGGACGTCCCGGCGCACCCGGAAGTGACGTCCCGAGTGTGA
- a CDS encoding TerD family protein, protein MSFLGNLWRGNAPQFDGGGASYVVELTKRNPVVSLTKQGAAAGHLRVNLSWQMRTSDFGERAGQRSGSLLRNPGRLFRPEVVQAQGQAVVNVDLDLACMYELKDGSKGVVQPLGNFLGDLNAPPFVKLSGDDRFGSGSGETLYVNLDHRDEIKRMLIFVYIYDGTPAFDRTHAVVTLYPSTGPRVEVKLDERAPQARSCAIFMLENGKDGLTVRREVKYVYGFQAELDRLYGWGLQWGRGYKSQV, encoded by the coding sequence GTGTCGTTCCTGGGGAACTTGTGGCGCGGCAATGCGCCGCAGTTCGACGGCGGTGGCGCGTCGTACGTCGTCGAGCTGACGAAGCGGAATCCGGTCGTCTCACTGACGAAGCAGGGGGCGGCCGCCGGGCATCTGCGGGTCAACCTGAGCTGGCAGATGCGCACTTCGGACTTCGGTGAGCGCGCCGGGCAGCGCTCCGGGAGCCTGCTGCGCAATCCCGGCCGGCTGTTCCGGCCCGAGGTCGTCCAGGCGCAGGGCCAGGCCGTGGTCAACGTCGACCTGGACCTGGCCTGCATGTACGAGCTGAAGGACGGCTCCAAGGGCGTGGTGCAGCCGCTGGGCAACTTCCTCGGCGACCTCAACGCCCCGCCGTTCGTCAAGCTCAGCGGCGACGACCGGTTCGGCTCCGGTTCCGGCGAGACGCTCTACGTCAATCTCGACCACCGGGACGAGATCAAGCGGATGTTGATCTTCGTCTACATCTACGACGGCACCCCGGCGTTCGACCGCACGCACGCGGTGGTGACCCTCTACCCGAGCACCGGCCCGCGGGTCGAGGTCAAGTTGGACGAGCGGGCGCCGCAGGCCCGGTCCTGCGCCATCTTCATGCTGGAGAACGGCAAGGACGGCCTGACGGTGCGGCGCGAGGTGAAGTACGTCTACGGCTTCCAGGCCGAGCTCGACCGGCTCTACGGCTGGGGGCTCCAGTGGGGCCGGGGCTACAAGTCGCAGGTCTGA
- a CDS encoding TerD family protein, with the protein MTHAMLKGSNVPLNATAVRAVLRWTPGAGVPDVDASALLVGPDGRVRSDEDFVFYNQPRHPSGLVRHLPKTRLSDALTDTIEAELTPLDASVARLVLAASSDGGPFAGVRDLRVLLYDAAADGAEPLAVFDVVPDTGEETALICGELYRRGDGWKFRALGQGYESGLVGLATEFGISVDDTDGAGETNGAGGTDPAHDERPAPAPSAAEAPSPEASAAQPPDPTAAVERPADGAPAGPAPAGPVSPPPGAWPEEAGAPPAGGARTDPEAVTQHVPDRMPEPFSAAPLPPAPTGGYGYPATIPPPPSQPPAGYPGPPPQPLYPPQQPPVPAYGYPAPPQPQPFAPDPSFVLPPQGPQFQRR; encoded by the coding sequence ATGACGCACGCGATGCTGAAAGGGTCGAACGTACCCCTGAACGCCACGGCCGTCCGGGCCGTGCTGCGCTGGACGCCGGGCGCCGGCGTCCCGGACGTCGACGCCTCGGCCCTGCTGGTGGGGCCGGACGGACGCGTGCGCTCCGACGAGGACTTCGTCTTCTACAACCAGCCGCGGCACCCCAGCGGCCTGGTCCGGCACCTGCCCAAGACCCGGCTGTCCGACGCCCTGACCGACACCATCGAGGCGGAACTGACGCCGCTCGACGCGTCGGTGGCGCGGCTGGTGCTCGCCGCCTCCTCCGACGGCGGCCCGTTCGCCGGGGTGCGCGATCTACGGGTGCTGCTCTACGACGCGGCGGCGGACGGCGCGGAGCCGCTCGCGGTCTTCGACGTGGTGCCCGACACGGGCGAGGAGACCGCACTGATCTGCGGGGAGCTCTACCGGCGCGGCGACGGCTGGAAGTTCCGCGCCCTGGGGCAGGGCTACGAGAGCGGACTGGTCGGCCTGGCAACGGAGTTCGGCATCTCGGTGGACGACACGGACGGGGCCGGTGAGACGAACGGGGCCGGCGGTACCGACCCGGCCCACGACGAGCGGCCCGCCCCCGCCCCGTCGGCCGCCGAGGCCCCCTCCCCTGAGGCGTCCGCCGCGCAGCCGCCGGACCCCACCGCGGCGGTCGAACGCCCCGCGGACGGTGCCCCGGCCGGCCCCGCGCCGGCCGGCCCGGTCTCGCCGCCGCCCGGCGCCTGGCCCGAGGAGGCCGGCGCACCGCCGGCCGGCGGTGCGCGCACGGACCCGGAGGCGGTCACCCAGCACGTCCCGGACCGGATGCCGGAGCCGTTCTCGGCCGCCCCGCTGCCGCCCGCGCCCACCGGCGGCTACGGCTACCCGGCCACCATCCCGCCCCCGCCGTCCCAGCCACCGGCCGGCTACCCGGGCCCGCCGCCGCAGCCCCTCTACCCGCCCCAGCAGCCGCCCGTCCCCGCCTATGGCTACCCGGCGCCGCCCCAGCCGCAGCCGTTCGCCCCCGACCCGTCGTTCGTCCTGCCGCCCCAGGGGCCGCAGTTCCAGCGCCGCTGA